A stretch of the Metopolophium dirhodum isolate CAU chromosome 8, ASM1992520v1, whole genome shotgun sequence genome encodes the following:
- the LOC132951347 gene encoding uncharacterized protein LOC132951347: MEFVKSAKGNNLLVYRGFLYSREKPPTNDKTIWKCVESKNVMCRARVHTNGEEITKVMNVHSHPPDPAKISGKRIFSKLKQLSMDVGLSTHTVVANVCQDITPGVSSVLPSISSLKRNVRRYRVCLETSPSNPSSLEDLIIPEKYLLTTGKKPFMLYDSGKEDPQRLLIFSTKENLELLTTCDHWYADGTFSSSPPLFSQIYTIHGAKFSTCLPLVYALLPDKTQATYTKFLTALKVLNSSLKPSTLMIDFEKAVQKSVNEVFPECLVRGCYFHFSQSIWRHIQSSSLQQRYMNDAEFALEIRQIAALAFIPEEAVENAFKTLIESEFYENNEPQLAPLLNYFEDTWLGRLDRRGRRRSPIFPLSMWNCFTNVSADLPRTNNGVEGWHNTLYSLLHAAHPSIWKVINAFKQDEHLTKVKIEGFIQGKENASQKKRYQLLNARIESICSKFEETPTLDYLRGIAHNLQFNV, translated from the coding sequence atggAATTTGTAAAAAGTGctaaaggtaataatttattagtgtaTAGAGGTTTCCTATACTCTAGAGAGAAACCACCAACAAATGATAAAACAATATGGAAATGCGTGGAAAGCAAAAATGTTATGTGTCGCGCGAGAGTCCACACTAATGGTGAAGAAATTACGAAAGTTATGAATGTGCATTCCCACCCACCTGATCCAGCCAAAATTAGTGGTAAGcgaattttttctaaattgaaACAGTTATCTATGGATGTAGGATTATCAACTCATACTGTAGTCGCAAATGTTTGCCAAGACATTACACCAGGAGTTTCTAGTGTATTACCCAGTATCAGTTCTTTAAAACGCAATGTACGGCGATATAGGGTATGCTTAGAAACTTCCCCCTCTAATCCGTCTTCCCTAGAAGACTTAATAATACCGGAAAAATACTTACTGACAACGGGGAAAAAACCGTTTATGTTGTATGATAGTGGAAAGGAAGATCCTCAACGATTACTGATTTTTTCTACCAAAGAAAATTTAGAACTCCTCACAACTTGTGATCATTGGTATGCTGACGGAACATTCTCCTCTTCCCCGCCACTATTCTCACAAATTTATACTATTCATGGAGCTAAATTTTCCACCTGCTTACCCCTTGTCTATGCACTGCTGCCTGATAAGACCCAAGCTACTTACACAAAATTTCTGACAGCATTGAAAGTATTAAACTCATCATTAAAACCTAGTACTTTGATGATAGACTTCGAGAAAGCAGTTCAAAAATCGGTCAATGAAGTTTTTCCTGAATGTCTGGTGAGAGGCTGTTACTTTCATTTTTCCCAGTCAATATGGCGTCATATTCAGTCTTCATCTTTACAACAGCGATATATGAACGATGCAGAATTTGCTCTAGAAATTCGTCAAATAGCGGCTCTTGCGTTTATTCCAGAGGAGGCTGTAGAGAATGCGTTCAAAACATTGATTGAGAGTGAATTTTACGAAAATAATGAGCCACAACTTGCTCCTCTCCTCAATTACTTTGAAGACACTTGGCTGGGGCGACTAGATAGACGTGGAAGGCGGCGCAGTCCTATTTTTCCTCTTTCTATGTGGAATTGTTTCACTAATGTATCTGCAGATCTCCCTCGAACCAATAATGGAGTTGAAGGATGGCACAATACTTTATACTCACTCCTACATGCTGCACATCCTTCTATTTGGAAAGTAATTAATGCATTCAAACAAGACGAACATCTGACAAAGGTGAAGATAGAAGGTTTTATTCAGGGGAAGGAAAATGCGTCTCAGAAGAAACGTTATCAACTCTTAAATGCAAGAATAGAGTCTATTTGTTCTAAATTTGAAGAGACACCAACTCTTGACTACCTACGTGGTATTGCACATAATTtgcaatttaatgtttaa